Below is a window of Candidatus Viadribacter manganicus DNA.
CTCATCGCACTTGTCGTCCTCTCGCCGAACCTCATCTGGAACGCTCGGAATGGCTTCGTCACAGCGCAGCACACCGCTTCGAACGCGCACTTCGACAACACGCGTCTCTTTAATATTGACGAACTGTTCGAGTTCATCTTCGGCCAAGCCGGCGTCATCGGCCCGGTCATCTTCTTTGTCCTGATCTGGGCCTTGTGGCGCGCGTGGCGGCGCAGCGGCGGACTTTCAACCGAGGAAAAATTCCTCATCGCCTACATCATTCCGCCCTTCATCATCATCAGCGCCATCGCGTTCATCTCACGCGCCAATGCAAATTGGGCCGCCGTCGCGTACCCCGCGCTGCTTTTGCTGGTGACAGGAACGTTGTTCTCTTCAGCCGCCGGACGCCGCACGCTCGTGGCGGCGACGCTCGTGAACATCGCCATCGGCGTTGGCTTCGTCGCCATGGTGGCGACCTATCCTGCTATCGCAAACCAAGCCAAAGGCATTCGCACCGCGCGCAATTGGGAAGAAACGGCAAACGAAATCGCACGCCGCGCCGCGGCGCAACCAGGCGAATTGCCCTTCTCTGCGGTCATGGTCGACGATCGCATGACCTATTTCGAACTCAGCTATTATTGGCGCGAAGCACGGCGCGCCGGTGCGCCGCTGCCGCCAGTTCGCATGTGGCTGCTCCACGGCCGCGCGTACAATTCAGCCGAATCCACGGACCCGATGCGCGCCGAAGAAGGCGGACGCGTCTTGGTGGTCCACCTCACGCCCGCCTATCTGCCGCTCGTCGCCACCGACTTCACGACCTTCCGCACAGTCGAACACCTCACGGTGCCTCTCGGCGGCGGCGTCAATCGCGAGCTTGAGATTTCAATCGGCGAAGGCTTCGCTCCCCTCGCGCGCGACGAGGCGTTCGAAGAGCGGTTCCGCCAGCAAATGGGCCTCGACTAGATCGGATCGTAATCCGGAAAGGCTGAGCCGCCGCGCTCGGCCGAGCACGCGTTAGCGCGGAACATCGCAAAGAGCTCGCGCCCGACGCCGCGCGTGTTGCCAAGCAGATCAAGTTGCACCGGCGCACGATCGCGCCAGTCTGTTGGCGCAATCACATCAAGCACACCAGTCTCGGCATCGACGCGCACCACGTCGCCATCGCGCACCTTCGCCAGCGATCCGCCTTCAGCAGCCTCTGGCGTGATGTGGATCGCAGCCAACACCTTCCCGCTCGCGCCCGACATTCGGCCGTCCGTCGCAAGCGCGACACGAAAGCCTCGATCCTGCAACGCGCCCATCAACGGCATCAACTTGTGCAACTCCGGCATACCGTTGGCACGCGGGCCCTGACCGCGCACGACGATCACGCAATCGCGATCTAGATCACCGCGCTTAAACGCCGCCTGCACATCTGCTTGCGACGAAAACACGAGAGCTGGCGCTTCAACGATGCGCTTATCGTCCGCCACGGCGGACACTTTCACGCACGCGCGCCCCAGCCCACCACTCAGCAAACGCAGGCCGCCATCCGAAGAAAACGGGGCGCGCGCACCGCGCAACACACTATCGTCTGCGCTACTTGCCGGCGCCTCGCGCCAGGAGAGCGTCTCCCCGGCAAGAATCGGCTCTTTCGCGTAGTCTGCGAGGCTTTCGCCGCCAACGGTTGCGATGTCGCCGTGCAACAAGCCCGCGTCGAGCAATTCGCGCGTTAAAAATCCCATGCCGCCGGCAGCGTGAAAGTGATTCACATCCGCCGAGCCATTTGGATAAATCCGCGCCAGGAGCGGCGTCGCGTGTGAAAGCTCGGCGAAATCATCCCACGTCACTTCGATCCCGGCCGCCAATGCAATCGCTGGCAGATGGATAAAATGATTGGTCGAGCCGCCGGTCGCCATCAATCCAACGATCGCGTTGACGATCGCCTTCTCGTCCACGACACGCCCAATCGGCCGATATTCATCACCCAAGCCAGTGATCTTGGCTGCGCGCTTGGTCGCGGCAATTGTGAGCGCGTCGCGTAGAGGCGTATTGGGATTCACGAACGCTGCGCCTGGTAAATGCAGCCCCATCACCTCCATCATCATCTGATTGGAGTTCGCAGTTCCGTAAAATGTGCACGTGCCCGGTGCGTGGTAGCTTTCGGCCTCAGCCTGCAGCAACTCCTCGCGACCAATTTTGCCTTCCGCAAACAATTGCCGGCGGGCGGCCTTCTCCTTGTTAGGCAACCCGGAAGGCATGGGTCCGCCCGGTACAAGAATCGTAGGCAGCCAAGGAAAGCGCAGCGCCCCAATCAGCAGGCCAGGCACGATCTTGTCGCAAATTCCAAGCAGCAAAGCCGCGTCGAACGTCGCGTGTGAGAGCGACACGGCCGTGCTGAGCGCGATCACATCGCGCGAGAACAGCGACAGCTCCATCCCCTCAAAGCCTTGGGTGACGCCGTCACACATGGCAGGAACACCGCCGGCAACTTGCGCCACCGCGCCAACCTCACGCGCCGCCTTTCGAATGATCTCAGGGTAATGCTCATACGGCGCATGCGCGGAGAGCATGTCATTGTACGCGGTGACGATCCCAATCGACGGCCAATGCCCGCCAAGCAACTCGATCTTGTCTTGCACCGCACAACCAGCGGCGCCGTGTGCGCGATTGGCTTCAGAAATTTTAACCCGCGCTGGCCTGGTGGCGTCGTAATCGTCAATCAGCGAAAGATAACGGCGGCGGCGCAACGCGCTGCGTTCGATAATGCGTTGTGTAACCGCCTCGACGATTGGATTGAGTGTCATTCCGGGTCCCACCAAGCGCGACCGTCGCGATCCATAAGCAACGCAGATTGCGTTGGGCCGTTGGATCCAGCCGGATAGAGGAAAGGCTCGTGCCCGCTCGTCTCCCACGCCGCCAGCAACGCGTCGGCCCACTTCCAAGCGGCGTCGACTTCATCACGACGCATGAACAACGAGAGGTTGCCGCGCACGATATCCATCAGCAGGCGTTCGTAGGCGTCCGGATAGCGAACGTTGAACTCCTCCGCGAATGACAGATCGAGTGGCGCGGTCTTGATCCGCAATCCGCCGGGGCCCGGCTCCTTCATGTTGAGCCAGAGCCGCACGCCCTCGTCCGGTTGCAGGCGTAACACCAAACGGTTTGGCGCACCGGCGCCCGCGCCAAAGATCTGCACCGGTGTGTCCTTAAACTGCACAACGATCTCAGACCGCCGCGCGCCCATGCGCTTTCCTGTTCGCAGATAAAACGGCACGCCGGCCCAGCGCCAATTATCGACCTCGGCCTTGATGGCGACGAAGGTCTCGGTGCGCGTCGGCTTACCGACTTCTTCAACGTACGCGGGCGCTCTTGCGCCGCCGATGAGCCCCGCCTTGTACTGACCGCGCACGGTTTTCGCGGCGACGTCTTTTGCATCTATGCGGCGCAGCGCCGAGAGCACTTTCAGCTTTTCCGTGCGGATTGCATCGGCATCCATTGAGTTCGGCGACTCCAATGCCACCAAGCACAGAAGTTGGAGGATGTGGTTCTGCACCATATCCCGCAGCGCACCGGATTTATCATAATACTCAACGCGGCTTTCTACCCCGAGTTCCTCCGCGACCGTGATCTGCACGTGATCAATCGTAGCGCGCGACCACAACGGCTCCACCAGCATGTTCGCGAAGCGCAGCACCAACAGGTTCTGCACCGTCTCTTTGCCGAGATAGTGATCGATACGGAACGTACGATGTTCGTCGAAGACCGCACCCACACCGTCATTGATCGCGCGCGATGATGCGAGATCGCGGCCAATGGGTTTTTCAAGCACAATGCGCGATGTTGGCGTCGCAAGCCCCGCTTCCGCCAAGCGCTGCGCAATCGTCACGAACAAAGATGGCGCGGTGGAGAGATAAAAAATCCGAACGTTGCCGTTACCGTTCGCCAGCGCTGCATTCAGCGCACCCCACTCAGCCGCCGGCGCAGTTGCATCGACGCGCGCGTACTCCACGCGCTTCAAGAACTCATCGCACTTGGCTTCGTCGATGTTCGCCTTCGGATCGAACTTGAGATGCGCCTCGTGCACCATCTTACGAAAGGCGTCAGTATCCATCTCCGACCGCGCAACGCCGATGATGCGCGATTGCTGCGGAATTTGCCCGTCCAAGAAACGGTGAAGCAGCGATGGGAAGAGTTTGCGGAGTGAAAGATCGCCGGTCGCGCCGAAGACGACGAGATCGAACGGCGGAACGGGAATGAACTCGGCCATGCACTCACCAAACTAGTGTTCGCCGCGCGGCGCAAAAGGCCGGGAGCAAGCCATCTCGCACCTGCGAGAGTATCTCTTACGCGACACCTATCGCATTTGAGGCGTCTCCGGCTTGTCAAACCGGGCTTCACTGGTAAGCTCCGTTGACACCGGTATCATACCATAAAATGACACCGGTGTCAGAAGAATTCCAGGCAGAGGTCCACGGCCGACTGCACTAGGGGTCAAGTCGGGGAGGAAAATAATGAGTCGTAAGGGACAAATGCGCCCGAAGCTGTCGCTGGCGCTTGGCGCGTCCATCGCCGCTTTCGCCGCTGGACTATCGGGACAAGCGGCCGCGCAGGACGTTGTCGAAGAAGAAGAAATCGTCATCACCGGCTTCCGCGCCAGTTTGGCTGCGGCGATCGACATCAAGCGCGAGGAAAACAGCGCCGTCGACGCCATCGTGGCCGAGGACATCGCCGACTTCCCTGACCTCAACCTCTCTGAATCCATTCAACGCATCCCGGGCGTGGCCATCACCCGCTCGAACGGCGAAGGCCGCAACATTTCAGTGCGTGGTCTTGGCCCGCAATTCACGCGCGTTCGTCTGAACGGCATGGAGGCGATGTCGGCCCTCGGCTCGACAGACGCAGAAGGCGGCACCAACCGCGGCCGCAACTTCGATTTCAACATTTTCGCCTCTGAACTCTTCAACAGCATCACCGTCCGCAAGACGGCCTCGGCTGACGTTGAAGAAGGCTCGCTCGGCGCAACCGTCGATCTGCGCACGGCGCGTCCTTTTGACTATGACGGCTTCACGCTCGCCGGCTCGTTCCAAGGCGGCTACGACACGCTGGCGGAAACCTACAATCCCCGCGTGGCGCTGCTGTGGAGCAACACCTGGGCAAACGATCGCCTCGGCGCACTTTTCTCGTTCGCCTATAGCGACCGCGATTCCACTGAAGAAGGCGCAAGCACCGTGCGTTGGCAGAATGGCGGCACGCCATCGCAGTGCGTGACCGGCGCCGGTCCGAACTTCACGCTCGGCAGCAGCTGCTTCGGCAACGTCCTTGGCCAAACTGAAGATACACCCGCCATTTCACGCGGCGCGTTTGACGCCGTAAACGGTGCGTTCCACCCGCGCATCCCGCGTTACGACGTCTATCAGCACACTCAGGATCGCCTCGGCGCTACGTTTACGCTGCAATATCGCCCGTCAACGTCCACCGACATCACGCTCGATGTGCTCTACGCCGATCACAATGCGACACGCAGCGAATCCTTCCTGGAATCTGCAGTGTTCAGCACCACCGGTGGCAGCGCAATCAACGCCGTCGATGTTCTCGCCTACGAAATTCAGGGCAATAGCCTAGTTTACGGCCAGTTCAACGACGTCGATATCCGCTCGGAATTCCGCTACGATGAACTGAGCAGCGAGCTCGGCCAGATTTCGGTGACGCTCGACCACGAATTTAGCGATCGCCTCAGCGGCCGCTTCTTCGCAGGCACCTCGCGCGCCGACCACTCGAACCCCGTCCAAACGACGATCCTCTGGGATCGGACCGACGTGGACGGCTACGTCTACGATTTCCGCGGCAACAATCGCCTGCCGCTGATCACGTATGGCGGCGTCAACGTCGCCGACCCAAGCTCATACTTCCTCTCGCAGATCCGCTTGCGCCCGCAGTACGTCGACAACACATTCGAGACGATCTACGGCGACCTCGAGTTCGAAGCGACTGAGTGGCTCACGCTCACAGGCGGTTTGAACTGGAAAAACTACGAGTTCGAGACGCGTGAACTACGCCGCTCAAACGGCACGACCGCCAACCAAGAAACCGCCGCGCTTCCGGGTTCAATCACCGGAACGGCGCTGTCGAACTACTCGCAACTCGTGCATCTTAACGGTTCGGGCCTCAGCCTTCCCGCAGGATTGCCACTGAGCTGGGCCGCGCCGAACATCGAAATCGCCGCCAGCCTCTTCGGCATCTACAGCAACACCGGCGTGTTCGCGATGGGCATCGAACCGGCCCTCGGCAACAACTTCTCGGTCGGCGAAGAAGATAGCGGCGCTTACGTTGCGGGCAGCTGGGACACCGACATCGGCGGCATGCGCTTCCGCGGTGACCTTGGCGTTCGCTACGTTGAAACGCAGCAATCATCTACCGGCTACAGCCAAGCAACGGGCACCATCCAGCGTAACACAGTAGATCGCACCTACAGCGACACGCTGCCTTCGTTGAACATGGTGCTTGAGCCAATGGACGATCTGCTTGTGCGCTTCGCTGCCGCCCAAGTGATGTCGCGTCCGCCGCTCGGCAACCTCAATCCTGGCGCGCAGGTCAGCCTGTCCGGCGCGAACAAGACGGTGACCGCCGGCAACCCGTATCTCGATCCGATCCGCGCAAATGCCTACGATTTCTCCGTCGAGTGGTACTTCCAAGAAGGCGCGCTGCTTTCGTTCGCCTACTTCTACAAAGACGTGGAATCGTTCGTTCAGACGGTGCGCGAAGATCGCGCATTTACGGGCAACCCACTCGGCATCCCGGACAGCGTGGCCATCGCAGCTTGCGGCGCCGCCTATCCGGCGACCTGCAGCCCTGCAGACACGAACTGGCAATTCAGCCAGCCGCGCAACACCGAAGGCGGCCCGATCGAAGGCTTCGAAATCAGCCTGCAATTGCCGTTCTTCTTCCTGGACGGCTGGCTCTCTAACTTCGGCGTGGTCGGCAACTATACGCACGTCGAATCCGAGATCGACTATTTCGCCAACACCACCGGCACCTCGATCGTCCGCGACAGCCTCACCGGCCTCTCGGACGAATCTTGGAACGCGACGATCTATTACGAAGATGAGCGCCTCTCGGCCCGCATCTCCGGCGCATATCGCAGCGACTACCTGACGACCGTTCCAGGTCGGAACAGCAACGCGACAGAGAGCACGGCGGAGACCTTCAACGTCGACTTCGCAGGCTCGTACCAGATCAGTGAGCGCCTGCGCTTCTCGATCGAAGCACTGAACCTCACCGATGAAGTCAGCGACCAGTATCTGTCGCCAGACGATCGCATGTCGTTCTACCACAATTACGGCCGCCAAATTCTGGCCGGACTGCGGTTCTCATACTGAGGCCATATACCTCCTAGTGTTTCAAACTTTGGGGCGGCTCCTGCGGGCCGCCCCTCTTCTTTTTTGGACGACCGCCGCTGGCGTTAACTGAACCAATGTGCTCATAACCTCACAGCAATAGACGGACCCTTCGGCTTGAGTTCATCCTCTTCCAATCGGCGCCCCGGAACGGACGCAGCGCGCGGCGACACCAAACGTCGCACGACGATCAACGACATCGCGCGCCTCGCTGGCGTTTCGAAGAAGACCGTCTCGCGCGTGCTCAATAATTCGCCGTTCGTGCGCGAGGAGACACGCGTCAAAGTGAACGAGCTGATGCAGGAGATGGGCTACACGCCCGATCCGCAGGCGCGTGGCCTCGCCTTCCGCCGCTCATTCCTGATTGGCATGGTGTTCGATAACCCGAATGCTCAGATGGTCGTGACAATGCAGGAAGGCGTACTCGCCGGCCTCAAGGGCAGTGGTTTTGAGCTTGTCGTGCACGCATGCGACCGCAACGCACCGGATTTCCTGCCTGAGGTGTCTGCCTTCGTTGAGAGGCAGAAGCTTTTTGGCGTGATCCTTCTGCCGCCGATCTCG
It encodes the following:
- a CDS encoding ArnT family glycosyltransferase, whose amino-acid sequence is MTAIRAAFDRATLAFLFVLIAITAARIVALFYIPLGLYFDEAQYWMWSRTFEWGYFTKPPLIAWVIGLTTFLSGTDAEWAVRLGAPIAHAVAASALFMLGRSMYGAWPGFWAGFGWLMLPGVWFSSSLISTDALLLPIWSVALLAMWRLVNTRAWTWAVILGLAVGMGVQAKYAMFYFFLCTALAAWWLPTVREALAKGRGLLATLIALVVLSPNLIWNARNGFVTAQHTASNAHFDNTRLFNIDELFEFIFGQAGVIGPVIFFVLIWALWRAWRRSGGLSTEEKFLIAYIIPPFIIISAIAFISRANANWAAVAYPALLLLVTGTLFSSAAGRRTLVAATLVNIAIGVGFVAMVATYPAIANQAKGIRTARNWEETANEIARRAAAQPGELPFSAVMVDDRMTYFELSYYWREARRAGAPLPPVRMWLLHGRAYNSAESTDPMRAEEGGRVLVVHLTPAYLPLVATDFTTFRTVEHLTVPLGGGVNRELEISIGEGFAPLARDEAFEERFRQQMGLD
- the edd gene encoding phosphogluconate dehydratase, which codes for MTLNPIVEAVTQRIIERSALRRRRYLSLIDDYDATRPARVKISEANRAHGAAGCAVQDKIELLGGHWPSIGIVTAYNDMLSAHAPYEHYPEIIRKAAREVGAVAQVAGGVPAMCDGVTQGFEGMELSLFSRDVIALSTAVSLSHATFDAALLLGICDKIVPGLLIGALRFPWLPTILVPGGPMPSGLPNKEKAARRQLFAEGKIGREELLQAEAESYHAPGTCTFYGTANSNQMMMEVMGLHLPGAAFVNPNTPLRDALTIAATKRAAKITGLGDEYRPIGRVVDEKAIVNAIVGLMATGGSTNHFIHLPAIALAAGIEVTWDDFAELSHATPLLARIYPNGSADVNHFHAAGGMGFLTRELLDAGLLHGDIATVGGESLADYAKEPILAGETLSWREAPASSADDSVLRGARAPFSSDGGLRLLSGGLGRACVKVSAVADDKRIVEAPALVFSSQADVQAAFKRGDLDRDCVIVVRGQGPRANGMPELHKLMPLMGALQDRGFRVALATDGRMSGASGKVLAAIHITPEAAEGGSLAKVRDGDVVRVDAETGVLDVIAPTDWRDRAPVQLDLLGNTRGVGRELFAMFRANACSAERGGSAFPDYDPI
- the zwf gene encoding glucose-6-phosphate dehydrogenase codes for the protein MAEFIPVPPFDLVVFGATGDLSLRKLFPSLLHRFLDGQIPQQSRIIGVARSEMDTDAFRKMVHEAHLKFDPKANIDEAKCDEFLKRVEYARVDATAPAAEWGALNAALANGNGNVRIFYLSTAPSLFVTIAQRLAEAGLATPTSRIVLEKPIGRDLASSRAINDGVGAVFDEHRTFRIDHYLGKETVQNLLVLRFANMLVEPLWSRATIDHVQITVAEELGVESRVEYYDKSGALRDMVQNHILQLLCLVALESPNSMDADAIRTEKLKVLSALRRIDAKDVAAKTVRGQYKAGLIGGARAPAYVEEVGKPTRTETFVAIKAEVDNWRWAGVPFYLRTGKRMGARRSEIVVQFKDTPVQIFGAGAGAPNRLVLRLQPDEGVRLWLNMKEPGPGGLRIKTAPLDLSFAEEFNVRYPDAYERLLMDIVRGNLSLFMRRDEVDAAWKWADALLAAWETSGHEPFLYPAGSNGPTQSALLMDRDGRAWWDPE
- a CDS encoding TonB-dependent receptor, which produces MSRKGQMRPKLSLALGASIAAFAAGLSGQAAAQDVVEEEEIVITGFRASLAAAIDIKREENSAVDAIVAEDIADFPDLNLSESIQRIPGVAITRSNGEGRNISVRGLGPQFTRVRLNGMEAMSALGSTDAEGGTNRGRNFDFNIFASELFNSITVRKTASADVEEGSLGATVDLRTARPFDYDGFTLAGSFQGGYDTLAETYNPRVALLWSNTWANDRLGALFSFAYSDRDSTEEGASTVRWQNGGTPSQCVTGAGPNFTLGSSCFGNVLGQTEDTPAISRGAFDAVNGAFHPRIPRYDVYQHTQDRLGATFTLQYRPSTSTDITLDVLYADHNATRSESFLESAVFSTTGGSAINAVDVLAYEIQGNSLVYGQFNDVDIRSEFRYDELSSELGQISVTLDHEFSDRLSGRFFAGTSRADHSNPVQTTILWDRTDVDGYVYDFRGNNRLPLITYGGVNVADPSSYFLSQIRLRPQYVDNTFETIYGDLEFEATEWLTLTGGLNWKNYEFETRELRRSNGTTANQETAALPGSITGTALSNYSQLVHLNGSGLSLPAGLPLSWAAPNIEIAASLFGIYSNTGVFAMGIEPALGNNFSVGEEDSGAYVAGSWDTDIGGMRFRGDLGVRYVETQQSSTGYSQATGTIQRNTVDRTYSDTLPSLNMVLEPMDDLLVRFAAAQVMSRPPLGNLNPGAQVSLSGANKTVTAGNPYLDPIRANAYDFSVEWYFQEGALLSFAYFYKDVESFVQTVREDRAFTGNPLGIPDSVAIAACGAAYPATCSPADTNWQFSQPRNTEGGPIEGFEISLQLPFFFLDGWLSNFGVVGNYTHVESEIDYFANTTGTSIVRDSLTGLSDESWNATIYYEDERLSARISGAYRSDYLTTVPGRNSNATESTAETFNVDFAGSYQISERLRFSIEALNLTDEVSDQYLSPDDRMSFYHNYGRQILAGLRFSY